The following proteins come from a genomic window of Theileria equi strain WA chromosome 2 map unlocalized gcontig_1105316255037, whole genome shotgun sequence:
- a CDS encoding conserved hypothetical protein (encoded by transcript BEWA_037560A), which yields MSAIIAKEAVGESAIISRIRSICEDNASDEVLESLRLQSIKFSQDYESGSFKRLSASNHGSGDGANKKKSFFSPRKRFHDHVSSINRSNSIECLNLEMRQLVHESNSSYDGNYSEHTSRIVIGDSDDGVYNSANRDCNSSINPMHRFLNFCYRQLSSIRTQDSVDEIAKEESESDDIATSRSFSSETQSFQPHFQKHTSDDAGYTESDCEEYCIPISNRKNSANDSVKHCIPHRHLLSDNFRVTTEESLSTSDGIYADKYDYSFVSKESSCTFHLQFDKTLSKISESIASLIPEKLLINKFPFLIGFDKSCDLVISKCKYIYRKHCKLTFENTFSENSEKDNIFRYRVGIVKCDKNAVVYINNVLLHDTAILKNEDILLLGSKSTYIGFRVVFNSYNDCLSLKALPFSFSSGIENDILSISTTLTPNTFDNQHKRDVIVLVFEVLCNDMSFLGMTSRKSSLSDNSDVSMADPDLNDGDKTLSTEFEKIDEHDPNILTNGTGLYRLQSPTRLTRDVPFKNPHAPWDSSPSASPSSFERMAALKQDNISPGSDMLLNAYADVKTSSSTSTNVNPEKTDEQGCTYESDTVKHSKDKILLFKSLNSTDVPIIVDSETGTTGNITPKEGEVHTINCIGVINASNNMLIHEMLPDIEKLLRVYHCTEEYEEEYGMNLYDIIIKHYSDPINSDSLSKSWVFQLDYVDWDNPHLRRAVTKNGLLSDEIKNNVNRRSGIAFEANKYRVIYIRRKKC from the exons ATGTCAGCAATCATTGCCAAGGAAGCAGTCGGAGAATCTGCCATTATTAGTCGTATTAGGAGTATTTGTGAGGATAATGCTAGTGATGAAGTGTTAGAGTCACTCAGGTTACAatctataaaattttcacaGGATTATGAAAGTGGAAGTTTCAAACGTCTGTCTGCTTCAAACCATGGCTCGGGAGATGGAgctaataaaaagaaatCATTTTTCTCTCCAAGGAAACGCTTTCATGATCATGTAAGCTCCATAAATCGTTCTAACTCCATAGAATGCCTCAATTTGGAAATGAGGCAGCTAGTTCATGAGTCAAATTCATCATACGACGGCAATTATTCAGAACACACTTCACGCATAGTTATTGGTGATTCTGACGATGGAGTGTATAATTCAGCTAATAGAGATTGTAATAGCTCTATAAATCCTATGCATAGATTTTTGAACTTTTGTTACAGACAGCTGAGCTCTATAAGGACACAAGACAGCGTAGATGAAATCGCAAAAGAGGAAAGTGAATCAGATGATATTGCAACATCGAGGTCATTTAGTTCAGAGACCCAGAGTTTTCAACCGCATTTCCAGAAACATACATCAGACGATGCAGGATACACCGAATCAGATTGTGAAGAATACTGTATTCCTATATCTAATCGTAAAAACTCTGCAAATGACTCTGTTAAGCATTGTATACCACATAGACATTTATTATCTGATAACTTCAGGGTCACTACGGAAGAGTCATTGTCTACTAGCGATGGAATTTATGCAGATAAATATGATTATTCTTTTGTTTCAAAGGAGTCATCATgtacttttcatcttcagttTGATAAAACACTTTCCAAGATATCTGAATCTATCGCCTCTCTTATTCCAGAAAAGCTCCTTATCAAtaaatttccattcttaaTCGGTTTTGACAAATCATGTGATTTGGTAATAagtaaatgtaaatatatTTATCGCAAACATTGTAAACTGACCTTTGAAAATACATTTAGTGAGAATTCTGAAAAGGATAATATTTTCAGATACAGAGTAGGGATTGTTAAATGTGATAAAAATGCAGTTGtttatataaataatgTATTATTGCATGATACAGCAATATTAAAAAATGAAGATATCTTGCTATTGGGATCTAAAAGCACTTATATAGGTTTTAGAGTTGTATTTAATTCATATAACGATTGTTTATCTCTCAAGGCCCTGccattttcattttcttccggtatagaaaatgatatattAAGTATCTCAACCACTTTAACTCCTAATACATTTGACAACCAACATAAGAGGGATGTTATAGTTTTAGTTTTTGAAGTACTATGCAACGATATGTCATTTCTAGGAATGACTAGTCGCAAATCATCACTTTCTGACAATTCAGATGTATCAATGGCGGATCCTGATCTTAACGATGGAGATAAAACGCTATCTACTGAGTTTGAGAAAATTGATGAACATGATCCTAATATTCTCACAAATGGAACCGGACTTTATAGGTTACAGTCTCCCACTCGTTTAACACGCGATGTACCATTTAAAAATCCACATGCACCTTGGGATTCATCACCATCAGCTTCTCCTTCATCATTTGAACGAATGGCAGCGTTGAAGCAGGATAACATATCGCCTGGGAGCGATATGTTGCTTAACGCATATGCTGATGTGAAAACTAGTTCTTCAACTTCTACGAATGTAAACCCTGAAAAAACAGACGAACAGGGTTGTACTTACGAATCTGACACAGTAAAACATAGCAAGGATAAGATTTTGTTGTTCAAATCATTGAATTCAACAGATGTTCCAATTATAGTTGATAGCGAAACTGGTACTACTGGAAATATAACTCCAAAAGAGGGAGAAGTCCATACTATAAACTGCATAGGAGTG ATAAACGCGTCCAATAATATGTTGATTCACGAAATGTTGCCAGACATCGAGAAGTTACTTAGAGTCTATCACTGTACTGAAGAATATGAAGAGGAATACGGAATGAATCTGTACGATATAATTATAAAACATTACAGTGATCCAATCAATAGCGATTCGCTTAGCAAGAGCTGGGTTTTCCAGTTAGATTACGTCGATTGGGATAATCCACACCTAAGAAGAGCCGTAACTAAGAATGGTCTTCTTTCTGATGAAATTAAGAACAATGTAAATAGGAGATCTGGGATCGCTTTCGAGGCAAACAAGTACCGAGTAATATATATCAGACGAAAAAAATGTTGa
- a CDS encoding DnaJ domain containing protein (encoded by transcript BEWA_037580A) → MFFGGFPFEGMHGGGMPHHARSRDVDTEKLYKLLDLQKDCSETEIKKAYRKLAIKHHPDKGGDPEKFKEISKAYEILSDPDKRRIYDEHGEEGLDGSYTATDASDIFDLFFGGGMRKPKGKKRGDDIVSQLKVSLEQIYNGTMRKLAINKDIVCSQCDGYGGPKDAFVTCSTCNGQGVRIQIRQMGSMIHQTQSTCSTCNGQGKSLSESKKCKSCHGKGVKQTKKILEVFVEKGVPDQHRITFHGEADERPNEIPGSVIFIITQAPHETFKRNGNDLFMTKSIPLYEALTGCTFYLTHLDERVIKVQTPEGEVVKPGCCKVVPNEGMPIYQSAFSKGNLYITFDVIFPIDRTFTGDEKAKLLALFPYTPETPGKTDGHIEEYVAQHFDLDEYQAYESSGHHHAHEDDEPEGNRVQCKQQ, encoded by the exons ATGTTTTTTGGTGGTTTTCCGTTCGAAGGGATGCATGGAGGCGGTATGCCTCATCATGCAAGGTCTAGAGATGTTGACACTGAAAAATTGTATAAACTTCTAGACCTACAAAAGGATTGCTCCGAAACGGAAATTAAGAAGGCTTATAGAAAATTGGCCATTAAACACCATCCAGATAAGGGTGGAGATCCTGAAAAATTCAAGGAAATATCAAAGGCCTATGAGATTCTGTCTGATCCTGATAAGAGGCGCATTTATGATGAGCATGGTGAAGAGGGTCTGGATGGAAGCTATACCGCAACAGATGCATCAGATATCTTTGATCTGTTTTTTGGCGGTGGAATGAGAAAACCAAAGGGCAAAAAACGTGGAGATGACATTGTTTCCCAACTCAAGGTTTCTCTGGAACAG ATTTATAATGGTACAATGAGGAAACTTGCTATTAACAAGGATATAGTATGTTCGCAGTGTGATGGTTACGGTGGACCCAAGGATGCCTTTGTTACTTGTTCAACATGTAACGGCCAAGGTGTTAGAATTCAAATTAGGCAAATGGGATCTATGATCCATCAGACACAATCTACTTGTTCAACATGTAACGGTCAAGGAAAAAGCTTGAGTGAGTCCAAAAAGTGCAAATCTTGTCATGGAAAGGGTGTTAAGCAAACTAAAAAGATCTTGGAGGTCTTTGTCGAGAAGGGTGTTCCGGATCAGCACAGAATTACCTTTCACGGGGAAGCGGATGAAAGACCGAATGAAATACCAGGAAGTgtcattttcatcattactcAAGCACCTCATGAAACGTTcaaaaggaatggaaacGATCTTTTCATGACAAAATCAATCCCCCTTTACGAAGCTCTTACTGGATGTACATTCTATTTAACTCATCTAGATGAGAGGGTAATTAAAGTGCAAACACCTGAAGGTGAAGTTGTTAAACCAGGCTGTTGCAAGGTAGTACCTAATGAAGGAATGCCTATCTATCAAAGTGCCTTTTCCAAGGGAAATTTGTACATTACATTCGATGTTATTTTCCCCATTGATAGGACATTTACTGGTGATGAAAAGGCAAAACTTTTAGCATTATTCCCCTACACACCAGAAACTCCTGGAAAAACTGATGGACATATTGAAGAGTACGTTGCACAGCACTTTGACCTGGATGAGTACCAAGCCTACGAAAGCTCCGGACATCATCACGCCCACGAAGATGATGAACCAGAAGGTAACAGGGTACAATGCAAACAGCAGTAA
- a CDS encoding Eukaryotic translation initiation factor eIF2A family member protein (encoded by transcript BEWA_037570A) — MDEVSDKLDGITIRDASSQNRYWFIVAISKKKLHIYKFYPKHLSNSDDKLELFWEKGSISKCFVSNKGHQVCILKEGSDLLEITDIESGRVSRTIAVPAESPLKEVVFSPLDTHLMVLTTWTETYPNNLNVYNLLDDKIPPVISLPYQKTYTITRFPMWTPDEKYCVLRVHSDIKVWKNNEFNDSGFLGALNIQLGAGEAPTVLPTNVVLSISPVYKKGNCFIGIFVSNQGKFDQGVLKIYSSDDLQKPIFDRQFGQAEEGDLFWNKTGSAVIFRTFTNNVKGLSSYYGGNALFLIHTSNGHLKTISTPTEGLVHDISWSKKSNEFLIAKGPMPAELDSYDGNNGSKILSFGKCSRNTIKRDPFDRLALMGGFGNLRGDIDIWDLKTKKIIAQSKSDCSVTCEFSPDGRYFVTATTVPRMRVDCCFKIFSYSGRSVTRVDFEELHNVYVKSPNFVFAERDPSPHVRITESTSTSSAPLYRPPGALGANFRTLIKPTTPNLIAIPVSQLKKSKPAGPPGADAALLSAASKIGKKKKSKSKN, encoded by the exons ATGGATGAAGTCTCAGATAAGTTGGACGGAATAACCATCAGGGATGCCTCTTCCCAAAATAGATATTGGTTTATTGTTGCCATTAGTAAAAAGAaattacacatttacaaattttatccaaaacATCTTTCAAATTCAG ATGACAAATTGGAGCTGTTTTGGGAAAAAGGGTCCATATCCAAATGTTTCGTCAGTAATAAAGGCCATCAG gtatgtatattaaaaGAAGGCTCTGATTTACTCGAAATTACGGATATCGAATCGGGAAGAGTTTCGCGTACCATAGCGGTACCTGCTG AATCTCCACTTAAGGAAGTAGTATTTAGTCCATTGGATACTCATTTAATGGTTTTAACTACTTGGACTGAAACTTATCCGAATAACTTAAATGTTTATAATTTGCTAG ATGACAAGATTCCTCCTGTTATATCACTTCCATATCAAAAAACCTATACAATAACAAGGTTTCCGATGTGGACACcagatgaaaaatattgCGTATTAAGG GTACACTCTGATATTAAAGTCTGGAAAAACAACGAATTTAATGATTCGGGATTTTTAGGAGCGTTGAACATTCAATTAGGTGCTGGAGAAGCTCCTACCGTTCTTCCTACAAACGTTGTGTTGTCGATATCCCCAGtg TACAAGAAGGGGAATTGTTTTATCGGAATTTTTGTTTCCAATCAGGGGAAATTTGACCAAGGTGTTTTAAAGATTTATTCTTCTGATGatttacaa AAACCCATTTTTGATCGCCAATTTGGCCAAGCTGAAGAGGGCGATTTGTTTTGGAATAAGACTGGTTCTGCTGTAAtctttagaacgtttacGAATAACGTAAAAGGTCTTTCATCCTATTATGGTGGTAATGCCTTATTTCTCATTCAC ACTTCTAACGGGCATTTAAAGACCATTTCAACCCCTACAGAGGGGTTGGTTCATGATATTTCATGGTCAAAGAAAAGTAACGAATTTCTGATAGCAAAGGGGCCAATGCCTGCAGAG TTGGACTCATATGATGGGAATAATGGTTCAAAAATATTAAGTTTCGGAAAGTGCAGTAGGAATACCATAAAACGGGACCCTTTCGACAGATTAGCACTAATGGGAGGATTCGGAAATTTACGTGGCGACATTGATATTTGGGACTTGAAAACTAAGAAAATAATTGCTCAGAGCAAG TCCGATTGTTCTGTTACTTGTGAATTTTCCCCAGATGGAAGGTACTTTGTTACTGCAACAACCGTACCCAGGATGAGAGTTGATTgttgttttaaaatcttttcctACAGTGGGAGATCTGTTACAAGGGTTGATTTTGAAGAACTTCATAATGTGTATGTTAAATCACCCAATTTTGTTTTTGCCGAACGTGATCCGTCCCCTCATGTTCGTATAACTGAAAGTACTAGTACATCATCCGCACCACTATACCGTCCACCGGGGGCTTTGGGGGCAAACTTTCGTACCCTTATTAAGCCAACGACACCAAATCTG ATCGCAATACCCGTGTCACAACTGAAAAAGAGCAAGCCTGCGGGACCACCAGGTGCTGACGCTGCCCTTTTATCTGCTGCCTCAAAAATTGgcaagaagaaaaagagcAAGAGTAAAAACTAA
- a CDS encoding 26S proteasome regulatory subunit 2, putative (encoded by transcript BEWA_037550A), with product MSSKSKDNLSEADLAYKDELDALVNDLLNTDLCDPVSVHILSNLVNHATSDAGNISSLPKALQFLIEHKVALDEFYKRYSSKNGEDCYSLILLLELVSFLEAINISDEKKNSDADDTIPLLLSSFKLLLYKLEANVIADRMLSLPLTDDIKSKLTSRKISDWGNEYLISLSAQLVSFYSLSSIRNEYSKISSFTLIETTEVSCKSLIKEQNITMIIVESLKAIEALTTYWLQNGFEFDAIDLLLEVDRIESIYNKCSNDYDLVTRVSTYLSSIASYAATPLESQRILTVTYDLLLNNDRSAEALRIALKLNDFNKVHSLILSCKNSNVRKQLAFICAGNGIHLNYTMDDLKNIDSSLTEADLEELNNLSSGEHLSGFFLNLCQELDVLDPKHPSEVFKGYPTKSNLGVTTQLGQTISGVSIDSAKENLAHSFVNGFVNCGFGTDLLLKEDGSNWIFKHQEAGLLCAAASVGLLNLWNIDEGLSQIDKYQYSSDSNIKAGAFAAFGLASCGVVSESDPVAGLLMDQIDNQNPTEKLGAILGLGFGYAGSCRENILEILIPCIIDESPSNTLECSVFSAISLGLIFVGTGNQEAAEAIIQTLIEKELGSPQSLDSPLSTMYACALGLLQIGRMEACEPLIEALSALQHPFGKFAITTVESFAFAGSGDVLRIQKLLKCCVGHDAPTTTVTTEASDGDVDMEGNSEPKKETTKVGFAFGSGDESTSGSAESSIAILGISLISLSEQVGSAMIARLVEHPLQCGSPYERRAVPLALALVNVSNPNPQVIGMLSKLTHDTDKDVCLHAILALGIVGAGTNNSRINVLLQNIARCNSRDMTLMFVLRLAVGLLFMGKGTTTLTPLRSEGFLLNKVALGGLLVVLMASLNLRNTIVDKMPYVLLYVALAIKPRWLITLTPDLELLQIPVRVGNIVETIGTAGKQRKISGFQTHKTPVLVGVAERAELANEEYISCTPFLEGIVIVEKNLNANIDATYYG from the coding sequence ATGTCATCTAAAAGTAAGGACAACCTTAGTGAGGCAGATTTAGCTTATAAGGATGAACTTGACGCTCTGGTCAATGACTTGTTAAACACAGATCTGTGTGACCCTGTGTCTGTCCATATTCTGTCAAACCTTGTAAATCATGCCACCAGTGATGCTGGAAACATATCCTCCTTGCCAAAGGCACTTCAGTTTTTAATAGAACATAAGGTAGCTCTTGACGAATTCTACAAGCGCTATAGttccaaaaatggagaagattGTTATTCACTCATACTACTTCTTGAGCTAGTAAGCTTCTTAGAGGCGATTAATATATCTGACGAAAAGAAGAACTCAGATGCTGATGATACTATTCCATTGCTGTTGTCATCATTCAAGCTACTGTTATATAAACTTGAGGCTAATGTTATTGCTGATCGTATGTTATCTTTACCCTTGACAGATGATATTAAGTCTAAACTGACATCTAGGAAAATTAGCGATTGGGGAAATGAATATTTAATATCATTATCTGCTCAACTTGTCAGTTTTTATTCACTATCTTCTATACGTAACGAATATTCTAAAATTTCAAGTTTTACATTAATTGAAACTACAGAAGTGTCATGCAAGAGCTTGATaaaggaacaaaatatTACAATGATAATTGTAGAATCGTTGAAGGCTATTGAAGCATTAACTACATATTGGTTACAAAATGGATTTGAATTTGATGCTATAGATTTGTTATTGGAGGTCGATCGTATAGAATctatttataataaatgcagtaatGATTATGACTTAGTTACAAGGGTTTCCACATATTTATCCTCTATTGCATCATACGCAGCAACTCCATTAGAATCGCAAAGAATACTCACAGTAACATATGATCTCTTACTGAACAATGATAGATCAGCTGAAGCACTACGTATtgcattaaaattaaaCGATTTCAACAAAGTACACTCACTTATTTTGTCATGTAAGAATAGCAATGTTCGCAAACAATTGGCTTTCATATGTGCCGGAAACGGTATACATTTAAATTATACAATGGAtgatttaaaaaatatagatTCCTCCCTAACCGAAGCTGACCTAGAGGAATTAAATAATTTGTCCTCCGGAGAACATCTTAGTGGCTTCTTTTTGAATTTATGTCAAGAATTGGATGTACTCGATCCTAAACACCCCTCCGAAGTCTTCAAGGGGTACCCTACTAAGTCAAACCTAGGAGTAACAACACAGCTCGGTCAAACTATAAGCGGAGTTTCAATTGATTCCGCAAAGGAGAATTTAGCTCATTCTTTTGTTAATGGATTTGTGAATTGTGGATTTGGCACGGATTTGCTGCTAAAGGAAGACGGTTCGAATTGGATATTCAAACACCAAGAAGCAGGTTTGCTTTGTGCTGCCGCATCGGTCGGATTACTAAATTTATGGAATATTGACGAAGGGTTATCACAAATTGATAAATACCAATATAGTTCCGATTCAAATATTAAAGCCGGTGCTTTTGCCGCGTTTGGATTGGCAAGTTGTGGAGTTGTTTCTGAAAGTGACCCCGTTGCTGGCCTATTAATGGACCAAATAGATAATCAAAATCCAACTGAAAAGCTTGGAGCGATTCTTGGTCTTGGATTTGGTTATGCTGGAAGTTGCAGAGAAAATATCCTAGAGATATTGATTCCATGTATTATCGATGAGTCCCCCTCAAACACACTAGAATGTAGTGTGTTCTCCGCGATATCATTGGGCCTTATTTTCGTTGGAACAGGGAACCAAGAAGCTGCTGAAGCTATAATTCAGACCTTGATAGAGAAAGAACTTGGATCTCCTCAATCACTGGATTCTCCCCTTTCAACAATGTATGCGTGCGCATTGGGATTGTTGCAAATTGGGCGTATGGAGGCATGTGAACCCTTAATAGAAGCATTAAGTGCCTTGCAACatccttttggaaaattCGCGATTACTACTGTTGAGTCATTTGCATTTGCTGGATCCGGAGATGTCTTAAGAATTCAGAAATTGTTGAAATGTTGTGTAGGTCATGATGCTCCAACTACAACTGTTACCACGGAAGCATCAGATGGTGATGTGGATATGGAAGGGAATTCCGAACCCAAGAAAGAAACAACAAAAGTTGGATTTGCATTTGGTTCTGGGGATGAATCTACAAGTGGATCTGCTGAGTCATCTATAGCTATACTTGGAATTTCTCTTATATCATTGTCGGAGCAGGTTGGTTCTGCTATGATTGCTCGATTAGTTGAACATCCTTTACAATGTGGATCACCTTATGAAAGAAGGGCAGTACCGTTGGCACTAGCTCTAGTAAATGTTTCAAATCCTAATCCACAGGTTATTGGTATGTTGAGCAAATTAACACATGATACGGACAAAGATGTTTGTCTCCATGCGATTTTAGCCTTGGGTATAGTGGGTGCCGGTACGAATAATTCTAGGATTAATGTATTACTACAAAACATCGCTAGGTGCAACTCTAGGGACATGACGTTGATGTTTGTTCTAAGACTTGCTGTTGGACTATTGTTCATGGGTAAAGGTACAACCACGCTAACACCTCTGCGCTCTGAGGGATTTTTACTTAACAAGGTTGCATTAGGTGGCCTTTTGGTAGTTTTAATGGCATCTCTTAATTTAAGAAATACGATAGTTGATAAGATGCCATAcgttttgttatatgtgGCTTTGGCCATAAAACCAAGATGGCTAATCACTCTGACCCCAGATTTAGAGCTATTGCAAATCCCTGTGCGTGTTGGAAATATTGTAGAAACTATCGGAACTGCAGGAAAACAACGTAAGATTTCCGGGTTTCAAACACACAAGACTCCCGTACTTGTTGGCGTAGCTGAGCGTGCAGAACTTGCCaatgaagaatatatttCATGTACTCCATTCTTAGAAGGAATCGTTATAGTAGAGAAAAACTTGAATGCAAATATAGATGCTACATATTATGGCTga
- a CDS encoding conserved hypothetical protein (encoded by transcript BEWA_037540A), whose amino-acid sequence MDESSINSPSHEINLYNDENYLNSLILWRGADKPPLCIDSVDGMSTRREISHLENDDTHIKGIYTHLDALDNDLWRSIEQLESRTFSSLSLFVNGFSTLSERNSQITFDSIIPPSKEIEDLIASIDRKHDKTIKLRQLQQIKSILLYNKRVLSLIYNWDDNIKLAQLIISSYFSHKEGHPEAKPGNFLGNFDLNKIEQLKIILSNIRRDYESFTNIKFENILQTLNIIIDKYYLILEDISSNFIEVLFSDIVDSPEFKEKLSAFVDLYVKLYIFENDQENGYSILTNHLKTSLVNTFKKHFYSLSDEHEYDHAASMQKSVPSTLKKFEIIIGLHFGHIFSSLYDHIHLLEKIPEVLEKHSTLGSSSFVQHLACGVIESSILGIDIFRNLDPLDDEQFIQGINGILTPLQHTFSCEYIEKLTITKHITTIGIFPYEILDRYSYIVCNRAQLPSRSDLYPASEFPDCIDALVHLQESINQAKESINIPLEKDGYIIGIGTNFLYIVYLVYVIKVEYDSIMDYLSTSVSAYFSDYNPKGSTKSTNVKDETLFKEFVASVVQIYDDIMSTIGDILALSPELNDNDTDLMESIFINSISRDSQWRFTNNISTTFLKAFQGRDKSMIINEFGSIAPFINTVTMHICQVICKTGSTILSEYYSRGDLNFTTNEFKTSVPVQALGEYFISLLPIYGNENLQSLNVLSDAFGNMINAELENLVKHKPTNGDLLQNYRRDIEYLIKIGNICGTSTKDTLEVIL is encoded by the exons ATGGATGAATCGTCAATAAACAGCCCGTCTCATGAGATAAATCTTTACAATGATGAGAACTACCTAAACTCTCTGATTTTGTGGAGAGGTGCTGACAAGCCGCCACTTTGCATTGATTCCGTTGACGGTATGTCTACTCGCAGAGAAATATCACATTTAGAGAACGACGATACACATATAAAAGGTATTTATACCCATTTGGATGCATTAGATAACGATTTATGGCGTTCTATTGAG CAACTGGAATCTAgaacattttcatctctGTCTCTATTTGTGAACGGTTTTTCTACTTTGTCGGAGCGTAATTCACAAATTACTTTTGACTCAATTATTCCTCCGTCCAAAGAGATTGAGGATCTGATAGCGTCCATTGATAGGAAACATGATAAAACCATAAAATTGAGGCAGTTGCAACAAATAAAGTCCATTCTCTTGTATAACAAAAGGGTATTGTCCTTAATTTATAACTGGGACGATAACATTAAGTTGGCACAGTTGATTATTAGTTCTTATTTTAGTCATAAAGAAGGGCATCCAGAGGCTAAACCAGGAAACTTTTTAGGAAATTTTGATTTGAATAAGATTGAACAGTTGAAGATTATTTTGTCCAATATTCGACGCGACTATGAATCCTTTACAAACAtcaaatttgaaaatatattacaaaCTTTGAATATAATTATAGACAAATATTACCTTATTCTTGAGGATATCTCCTCAAACTTTATAGAAGTCTTATTTTCTGATATTGTTGATTCTCCAGAGTTTAAAGAAAAATTAAGCGCATTTGTAGATTTGTATGTAAAATTatatatttttgaaaatgaCCAAGAAAACGGTTATAGCATACTTACTAACCACCTAAAAACATCCTTGGTTAATACATTCAAGAAACACTTTTATTCTCTATCTGATGAGCATGAATATGACCATGCAGCGTCTATGCAAAAAAGTGTCCCTAGCACGCTGAAAAAGTTTGAAATTATCATTGGATTACATTTTGGACACattttttcatctttgtATGATCACATACATTTATTAGAGAAAATACCGGAAGTTTTGGAAAAGCACTCTACATTGG gttcatcttcatttgtGCAACACTTGGCATGTGGCGTTATTGAATCAAGCATTTTAGGTATAGACATATTCCGGAATTTAGATCCTTTGGACGATGAGCAATTTATACAAGGAATTAATGGTATACTTACACCTCTACAACATACTTTCTCTTGTGAATACATCGAAAAATTAACCATTACAAAACATATA ACTACTATTGGAATTTTCCCCTATGAAATATTAGATCGATATTCTTACATAGTTTGCAACAGAGCACAATTGCCTTCAAGGTCAGACTTATATCCAGCTTCTGAATTTCCTGATTGTATTGATGCCCTCGTACATTTGCAAGAATCTATAAACCAAGCAAAGGAAAGCATAAATATTCCtttggaaaaggatggGTATATTATTGGAATAGGAACGAACTTCTTATATATCGTATACTTGGTTTATGTAATAAAAGTGGAATATGATTCTATTATGGACTATTTATCTACATCTGTATCAGCATACTTTTCAGATTATAACCCTAAGGGTTCTACAAAATCGACAAATGTGAAAGATGAGACTCTGTTTAAGGAATTTGTAGCATCTGTAGTTCAGATATATGATGATATTATGTCTACAATAGGGGATATCTTGGCTTTATCACCAGAATTAAATGACAATGatacagatttaatggaatcaattttcataaattctATAAGCCGAGATTCGCAGTGGAGATTTACAAACAATATTTCCACAACTTTTTTGAAAGCATTTCAGGGGCGTGACAAATCGATGATAATTAATGAATTCGGATCTATCGCACCTTTTATAAATACGGTTACTATGCACATTTGCCAAGTCATTTGCAAGACAGGATCAACTATATTATCGGAATATTATTCTAGAGGGGATCTAAACTTCACTACA AATGAGTTCAAGACATCGGTACCGGTTCAAGCTTTGGGAGAATATTTCATTTCCCTATTGCCGATCTATGGAAACGAGAATCTACAATCTCTGAATGTACTCAGTGACGCATTTGGAAATATGATAAATGCAGAATTGGAAAATTTAGTCAAACACAAACCCACCAACGGGGATTTGTTACAAAATTATCGCAGGGACATTGAATATCTCATAAAAATCGGAAATATATGTGGAACAAGCACAAAAGATACATTGGAAGTAATTTTGtag